Part of the Solwaraspora sp. WMMA2065 genome is shown below.
GGTGCCCGGCGGGCTGCCGTGCAGCGCCTCGAAGTCGGCGGCGAAGCTGCCGCGCGCCTCGGTGGCCGGCTGGCAGGGGCAGGTGAGGATGGTGCCCTCGGCGGCGGCCGCACCGGCCGACTCGACGAACGCCGGGTCGTTGACGCCGTCACCGGCAACCATCGTCGCGGTGATGCCCGCGTCGGTGAGCTGCTTACGGATCAGGCCGGCCTCCTGGTAGTAGCCACCGAAGAAGACCGCGTCCGCTTCCGAGGAACGCACCTTGGTGACGGTCGCGGAGAAGTCGACCTGCTTGCCCTCGCCCTGGACCTTGTCGGAGTCGACGACCAGGTCGCCGAGGACGTTCTTGACCTCGTCGGCCAGCCCGGCACCGTACGCAGACTGGTCGTCGATGACGAACACCTTCTCCGCGTTCAGCACGTCGCGGATGTAGACGCCGGCGGCCGGACCCTGGCTCAGGTCGTTGCCGACGCCACGGAAGAAGGTCGGCCAGCCCTGGTCGGCCAGGCTCGGCCGGGTCGCCGACGGGGTGATGGTGACCAGACCGGCCTCGGCGAACAGCGGACCGGCCGCCTCCGACTCACCGGAGTACGCCGGACCGACGACGCCGAGCATCTTGTCGTCGTCGATGGCCCGCTGGGCCAGACCCGGCGCCTGGTCCGGACTGCCCTGCGAGTCCAGCCCAACCAGCTCGACCTTGCAGTCCGGGTTCGCCTCGTTGTACTGCTCGACCGCGAGCGCCGCGCCGTTGTTCTCGTTGATGCCGAGCGCCGCCGAGGGGCCGGTCAGCGCCCCGAAAAAGGCGATCTTGTAACCACACGCATCGCCGCCAGCTTCCGTGGTGTCGCCATCGCCGCTGCCGCAGGCGGCGCCGCCCGCGACGAGCGCCATCATGGCGACGCCGCCGAGCACGCGGACAAGATTACGCTTCAAGGCTCGAAACCCTCCTAGATCCAATTGGCCCGAACCACCCACTGCCGATTGGCTCTTGCGGGAAGCACGCACCCGGCCGCTATCCCGGCCTTGGGGCGGGACGCTATCCCACCTGCCGGGCACGCCGTAAGGTCCAGGAAGGGCCGTTGACAAAAACGTTACGTAGCGTGGCCTGACTGCCCGTATGGCTGTAACACGCGTCGGCTGTCATCCCCCGACGCCGATGCCGGGGCGACGGCTCACTGCTGCCGCCGGCGTCACCGCTCTGCTGCTGACTGGCGGCCTCGGTTCACTGCTGCTGGCTGGCGGCCTCACCGGGCGTCTCGGCCAGGATCCGGTCGGCGACGTCGCGCATGGTCATCCGATGGTCCATCGCCATCCGCTGGATCCACTTGAACGCCTGCGGCTCGGTCATGCCGTACGAGGTCATCAGCATGCCCTTGGCCCGCTCGACGACCTTGCGGGTCTCCAGCCGGTCGGTCAGGCCAGCGACCTCGGACTCCAGCGCGGCCACCTCGGAGTAGCGGGACAGCGCGATCTCGATCGCCGGCACCAGGTCGCTCTTCTGGAACGGCTTCACCAGGTACGCCATCGCACCCGCCGCCCGGGCCCGCTCCACCAGGTCCCGCTGGCTGAACGCGGTGAGGATGACCACCGGGGCGATCCGGCCACCGGCGATCCGCTCGGCCGCCGCCAACCCGTCCATGATCGGCATCTTGATGTCAAGGATGACCAGGTCGGGCTTGAGCTCCTCGGCGAGCCGGACGGCCGTCTCGCCGTCCCCGGCCTCGCCGACCACGTCGTAGCCCTCCTCCAGGAGCATCTCCGCCAGATCGAGGCGGATCAACGCCTCATCCTCCGCGATCAGCACCCGCCTGCGCTCGGCACCCGCCTGCCTGTCG
Proteins encoded:
- a CDS encoding branched-chain amino acid ABC transporter substrate-binding protein, producing the protein MKRNLVRVLGGVAMMALVAGGAACGSGDGDTTEAGGDACGYKIAFFGALTGPSAALGINENNGAALAVEQYNEANPDCKVELVGLDSQGSPDQAPGLAQRAIDDDKMLGVVGPAYSGESEAAGPLFAEAGLVTITPSATRPSLADQGWPTFFRGVGNDLSQGPAAGVYIRDVLNAEKVFVIDDQSAYGAGLADEVKNVLGDLVVDSDKVQGEGKQVDFSATVTKVRSSEADAVFFGGYYQEAGLIRKQLTDAGITATMVAGDGVNDPAFVESAGAAAAEGTILTCPCQPATEARGSFAADFEALHGSPPGTYSDTAYDAANIMLEGIKEGNTTREALLEWVRGYEGEGVAASYKFDDKGEMDVNQVVVWAFKVVDGEVVADQEIPKP
- a CDS encoding response regulator yields the protein MADRQAGAERRRVLIAEDEALIRLDLAEMLLEEGYDVVGEAGDGETAVRLAEELKPDLVILDIKMPIMDGLAAAERIAGGRIAPVVILTAFSQRDLVERARAAGAMAYLVKPFQKSDLVPAIEIALSRYSEVAALESEVAGLTDRLETRKVVERAKGMLMTSYGMTEPQAFKWIQRMAMDHRMTMRDVADRILAETPGEAASQQQ